The Nitrospira sp. KM1 genome includes a window with the following:
- a CDS encoding non-ribosomal peptide synthetase, whose product MSVTPHTGSSGAGEHDAVTVDHDVFPMSFTQRRLWFLSQLEPESASYNTAIAVRLRGILDRAALEKCFNAIAERHEVLRTTFAYEAGEPVQIIAPDIRINLRVVPIAGTKEAVEDAASEEARRPFDLQQGPLMRACLFAIRSDDHVLVLTLHHIVCDGWSAQILARELSALYPAMRAGSASPLPPLPIQYADYAAWQRRWMQGDVRERQLSYWKNQLEGELPVIELPADRPRGGIQTSAGSRHTFIVPAPIAMRLRELGRQENATLFTVLLAAFQTLLSRYTGIEDICVGTPVACRTRRETEDLIGFFANTLVLRTSLAGNPPFSVLLGRVRDVVVGGQSHQDLPFEELVEVLKPARALSHSPLFQVMFVLQTALSDAIRIPGVEAEITEVDQAAAKFELSLDMTETAQGLEGTFEYNTDLFDESTIIRMGNHFLRLLEGIGVSPGTRLTELSLLTEPERRETVLIGPVVPPAHATFADLFEQQVEHTPENVAVECDGRTISYRAINREANGVARALMDHQVGGDSVVAVLTDRDLPLLTMMLGVLKAGAAYLPLDPSHPPARWNEYLESNGAVVVLTDEKYRARFMDATPDLLRVDVQVLTIEQVAVQSTQPVQWDNPRRRSSPDQLAYVIYTSGSTGIPKGAMVTQLALMNHLLSKLEMLKLTDSDVIAQTASACFDISVWQCLAALLCGGRTLIVKDDVARDPSALLACLDTSGVTVAETVPVLLQEMLAAAQQSAEVRLLALRWMLPTGEAVAASVCRAWIERYPDVPLLNAYGPAECADDVAMAEITSVPTAGAAVPIGRPVRNVRLVVVDKWLTPVPAGVPGELCIAGVAVGRGYLRDPFRTAASFVPDPFSGQPGARLYRTGDLVRLRADGNLEFIGRLDHQVKLRGVRIELGEIDARLREIPGVDDAVTVLRDEPSGRKRLTAYVVASSAQKKADDAWRTALRLHLPEAMIPSCFVPLDALPRSPNGKVDRAALPAPAKEEPRVYMAPRTAGEEALARIWAEVLDLDRVGIDDNFFELGGDSILSLQVVNLAKQAGLSMTPRCLFQAQTVAELAHRLAEIQPQRGASAFTIGEVPEDQPSVDEEALGMVRAAYPEFETTYPLSHLQQGLLFHSLYAPGSGVYIEQFSCRLCGTLNAAEFRNAWRRTIARHAVLRTGFLWREGTTPVQVVAPAAELPWTELDWAHEPADEVGRRFQQLLEEDRRIDFDFACPPLMRITLVRTAPDMHDVLWTHHHILMDGWCLPIILREVLQCYEAAKLGAEPSLAPAIPYRRYIAWLARQNRSVAETFWRRTLKGFTAPTALGGKTVTEQSSGEGACGTVSVTISAETTASIRACAQRHRVTVNTIIQGAWALLLSRYSGDEDVLFGTTVSGRSADIPDIETAVGLFINTLPLRVRVPPALTLSAWLRELLTRNSELREFEHTPLAHIQAWSDVPRGQSLFDSLIVFDNHPMDETLEQGISDLYVERVKLHGQTNYPLTVNVMPGAELMLSFWYQKSRFEHDGAVRMARHVHMLLRGMTEVEDAPLAAVAVLGREERAAVVAGWNATGRRYAERGAVPEQIAAQAARTPEAVAVRLDAATLTYAELLAQANQVAWALRERGVGPEMLVGIAMERSLDLVVGLLGVLQAGAAYVPLDPSYPPERLAYMLEDSAVPVVLTQAAWQAQLPYTGLLLCLDRDRAQWAGYPTSAPPGVWADQQLAYLIYTSGSTGQPKGAGNTHGGFRNRLQWMQEAYGLTAADRVLQKTPISFDVSVWEFFWPLMVGAELVLAAPGEHKEPARLIDRIVTHQITTLHFVPPMLQALVETAGVERCTSVRQIVCSGETLPAAVVARAQAVLPGATVHNLYGPTEAAIDVTAWRCPVPAPAVIPIGRPIANTQIYVLDRHIHPVPVGVAGELYIGGEQVGRGYHGRPGLTAERFVPDALGAQPGQRLYRTGDQVRWRVDGTLEYLGRLDHQVKLRGFRIELGEIEAALLAQPGIREAVVVVRTEATGTKRLVGYVTGAGAGETATLRQGLAQRVPEYMVPAVIIALEQLPLSPNGKVDRKALPAPEAGRATASEPPATQTEARLAAIWAQVLGLVQVGRHDNFFELGGDSINSLQILARAHRDGIQLTPKQLFEQPTIASAAAVAVLAAPTAMPVSDRPPSGIADVELSDDEMENLLNEIG is encoded by the coding sequence ATGTCGGTGACACCTCACACAGGAAGCAGCGGTGCGGGTGAACACGATGCAGTGACCGTGGATCACGACGTGTTCCCGATGAGCTTTACGCAACGAAGGTTGTGGTTCCTGTCGCAGCTCGAACCGGAGAGTGCATCCTATAACACCGCGATTGCGGTCCGGCTCCGGGGTATCCTTGACAGGGCGGCGCTGGAAAAGTGCTTCAACGCCATCGCCGAGCGGCATGAGGTGTTGCGTACCACCTTCGCATACGAAGCGGGAGAGCCGGTCCAGATCATCGCACCGGACATCCGAATCAATCTCCGGGTGGTTCCCATTGCCGGAACCAAGGAAGCGGTTGAAGATGCGGCATCCGAAGAGGCGCGCCGCCCGTTCGATCTGCAGCAAGGTCCGCTCATGCGGGCCTGCCTGTTTGCCATTCGGTCCGACGATCACGTGCTCGTGCTGACTCTGCACCATATCGTCTGTGACGGATGGTCTGCTCAGATACTTGCCCGCGAACTCTCCGCCTTGTATCCCGCCATGCGGGCTGGCTCTGCCTCGCCGTTGCCACCGCTGCCGATTCAGTATGCCGACTATGCTGCTTGGCAGCGGCGCTGGATGCAGGGGGATGTGCGGGAACGACAGCTGAGCTACTGGAAGAATCAGCTCGAAGGTGAACTGCCGGTCATCGAACTTCCGGCTGATCGGCCGCGCGGAGGAATTCAGACGTCGGCGGGCAGCCGGCATACGTTCATCGTGCCCGCTCCGATCGCCATGAGGTTGAGGGAGCTTGGCAGACAGGAGAACGCGACGCTGTTCACGGTGCTCCTGGCCGCGTTTCAGACGCTGCTGTCCCGGTACACGGGCATCGAGGATATCTGTGTCGGAACTCCCGTCGCCTGCCGGACCAGGCGAGAAACGGAAGACCTCATCGGGTTCTTTGCCAACACGCTGGTGCTCCGGACGAGCCTCGCCGGCAATCCACCGTTCTCTGTCCTTCTTGGGCGCGTACGGGACGTTGTCGTAGGCGGACAGTCGCATCAGGATCTTCCATTCGAGGAATTGGTCGAGGTGCTGAAGCCGGCCCGTGCACTCAGCCATTCTCCACTGTTTCAAGTCATGTTCGTGCTCCAGACCGCCCTCTCGGATGCCATCCGGATTCCCGGTGTCGAGGCCGAGATCACGGAGGTCGATCAGGCCGCAGCGAAGTTCGAGTTGTCCCTCGATATGACGGAAACGGCGCAAGGATTGGAAGGGACATTTGAATACAACACCGACCTGTTCGACGAATCGACGATCATCCGGATGGGCAATCATTTTCTGCGCCTGCTGGAGGGCATTGGTGTTTCACCCGGCACACGGTTGACGGAGCTTTCTCTCCTGACCGAACCGGAACGCAGGGAGACCGTTCTCATCGGACCGGTCGTTCCGCCTGCACACGCCACGTTTGCTGATCTCTTCGAGCAGCAGGTCGAGCATACGCCGGAGAATGTGGCGGTGGAGTGCGACGGGCGAACGATTTCCTATCGAGCGATCAATCGCGAGGCGAACGGCGTGGCGCGGGCGTTGATGGACCACCAAGTCGGCGGCGATTCGGTCGTGGCCGTGCTGACCGATCGCGATCTGCCGTTGCTCACGATGATGCTTGGCGTGTTGAAGGCCGGCGCGGCCTATCTGCCCCTCGATCCTTCGCACCCGCCTGCCCGCTGGAACGAGTACCTGGAATCCAACGGCGCAGTGGTCGTGTTGACCGACGAAAAATACCGGGCGCGATTCATGGACGCGACGCCCGATCTGTTGCGGGTCGATGTGCAGGTGCTCACCATCGAACAGGTTGCGGTGCAAAGCACGCAACCTGTCCAGTGGGATAATCCACGCCGCCGCTCCTCTCCTGACCAACTCGCGTACGTCATCTACACCTCCGGTTCGACCGGTATTCCCAAAGGAGCGATGGTCACACAGTTGGCGCTCATGAATCATCTCCTGAGCAAGCTCGAAATGCTGAAACTGACCGACAGCGACGTCATCGCGCAAACGGCGTCGGCCTGCTTCGATATTTCCGTTTGGCAGTGTCTTGCAGCGCTGCTCTGCGGAGGCAGGACACTGATCGTGAAAGACGACGTCGCGCGTGATCCCTCGGCACTGCTGGCTTGTTTGGATACGTCGGGAGTGACGGTTGCGGAAACGGTTCCCGTTTTGCTGCAGGAGATGCTCGCAGCCGCCCAGCAGTCCGCTGAGGTCCGGCTTCTTGCCTTACGCTGGATGCTGCCGACCGGTGAAGCCGTTGCCGCCTCGGTGTGTCGTGCATGGATCGAGCGGTATCCCGACGTCCCGCTGCTGAATGCCTACGGCCCGGCCGAATGCGCCGACGACGTGGCCATGGCCGAGATCACGTCCGTTCCGACGGCCGGGGCGGCGGTTCCCATCGGCCGGCCGGTCAGGAACGTCCGTCTCGTCGTTGTCGATAAGTGGCTCACACCGGTTCCTGCTGGTGTGCCCGGCGAGCTGTGCATTGCCGGCGTCGCAGTGGGACGCGGCTATCTTCGCGATCCCTTCAGGACAGCGGCATCGTTCGTGCCGGACCCTTTCAGTGGTCAGCCGGGCGCGCGCCTCTATCGAACCGGCGACCTCGTACGGCTCCGTGCCGACGGCAATCTGGAATTCATCGGCCGTTTGGACCATCAAGTCAAATTGCGGGGCGTCCGCATCGAACTGGGTGAAATCGACGCGCGACTGCGCGAGATTCCCGGTGTCGACGACGCCGTGACCGTACTCCGCGACGAGCCCTCCGGCCGCAAGAGGCTGACGGCCTATGTGGTCGCGTCGTCGGCACAGAAGAAGGCCGATGATGCGTGGCGCACCGCGCTTCGTCTCCATTTACCGGAGGCGATGATTCCGTCCTGCTTTGTGCCGCTCGATGCGCTGCCGCGTTCGCCGAATGGAAAAGTGGATCGGGCGGCGCTGCCGGCGCCGGCCAAGGAAGAGCCGCGTGTCTACATGGCCCCGCGAACGGCCGGCGAGGAGGCGCTCGCCCGCATCTGGGCGGAAGTGCTCGATCTCGACCGTGTCGGCATCGACGATAACTTTTTCGAACTCGGAGGCGACTCCATCCTCAGTTTGCAGGTTGTGAACCTGGCCAAACAGGCCGGCCTTTCCATGACGCCGCGCTGTCTGTTTCAAGCGCAGACTGTGGCTGAGTTGGCGCATCGGCTTGCTGAAATTCAGCCGCAACGGGGTGCGAGCGCTTTCACTATCGGAGAGGTGCCGGAGGATCAGCCTTCGGTCGATGAGGAAGCGCTCGGTATGGTGCGGGCGGCGTATCCGGAGTTCGAAACAACCTACCCCTTGAGTCATCTGCAGCAAGGGCTGCTGTTTCACAGCCTGTACGCTCCTGGGTCCGGCGTCTATATCGAACAGTTCAGCTGCCGTCTATGCGGAACGTTGAACGCGGCGGAGTTTCGCAACGCATGGCGGCGGACCATCGCACGGCACGCGGTGTTGCGCACCGGATTTCTTTGGCGCGAGGGGACGACACCCGTTCAGGTTGTCGCGCCGGCCGCGGAGCTGCCGTGGACCGAATTGGACTGGGCGCATGAGCCTGCCGATGAAGTGGGCCGGCGTTTTCAGCAACTGTTGGAGGAGGACCGTCGCATTGATTTCGATTTCGCCTGCCCGCCTCTGATGAGGATCACGCTGGTCCGCACCGCCCCGGATATGCACGATGTCCTGTGGACACATCATCACATTCTCATGGATGGATGGTGTTTGCCGATCATTCTCAGGGAAGTGCTCCAGTGCTATGAGGCCGCAAAGCTCGGAGCAGAACCATCGCTCGCTCCGGCGATCCCGTATCGCCGGTACATCGCTTGGCTCGCGCGTCAGAACCGCTCGGTTGCGGAAACGTTCTGGCGCCGCACGTTGAAGGGATTCACCGCGCCGACGGCGTTGGGAGGCAAGACGGTCACCGAACAGTCCTCCGGCGAGGGCGCCTGCGGCACCGTCTCGGTCACGATCTCGGCGGAGACGACCGCCAGCATCCGCGCATGCGCACAGAGGCATCGAGTCACGGTCAATACGATCATCCAAGGCGCCTGGGCTCTGCTGCTGAGCCGGTATAGCGGCGATGAGGACGTCTTGTTCGGTACGACCGTGTCCGGTCGATCGGCTGATATTCCGGACATCGAAACTGCCGTCGGACTGTTCATCAATACGTTGCCGCTTCGTGTTCGAGTGCCTCCGGCTCTCACGCTGTCCGCATGGCTCCGCGAGTTGCTCACACGTAACAGCGAATTGCGAGAGTTCGAACACACACCGCTTGCGCACATCCAGGCATGGAGCGACGTGCCGCGCGGCCAGTCGCTGTTTGACAGTCTGATCGTCTTCGACAATCACCCGATGGATGAAACCTTGGAGCAAGGGATCTCGGATCTGTACGTCGAACGGGTGAAGTTGCACGGGCAGACCAACTATCCGCTGACGGTGAACGTCATGCCGGGCGCCGAGCTGATGTTGTCGTTCTGGTATCAAAAATCCCGCTTCGAACACGACGGCGCCGTACGGATGGCAAGGCATGTCCATATGCTTCTCCGCGGCATGACCGAGGTGGAGGATGCGCCGCTGGCGGCGGTGGCGGTGCTGGGGCGGGAGGAGCGGGCGGCGGTGGTGGCGGGGTGGAATGCGACGGGGCGGCGGTACGCGGAGCGGGGGGCGGTGCCGGAGCAGATTGCGGCGCAGGCGGCGCGGACGCCGGAGGCGGTGGCCGTGCGGCTGGACGCCGCGACATTGACCTATGCGGAGCTGCTCGCGCAGGCGAACCAAGTGGCGTGGGCCTTGCGGGAACGGGGCGTGGGCCCGGAGATGCTGGTGGGCATCGCGATGGAGCGCTCGCTGGACTTGGTGGTGGGCCTGCTGGGGGTGCTGCAGGCCGGGGCCGCCTACGTGCCGCTGGATCCGAGCTATCCGCCCGAGCGGCTGGCCTACATGCTCGAAGATAGTGCCGTGCCGGTGGTGCTGACGCAGGCCGCGTGGCAAGCCCAGCTGCCGTATACGGGGTTGCTGCTGTGCCTGGATCGCGACCGGGCGCAGTGGGCCGGCTATCCGACGAGTGCGCCGCCGGGGGTATGGGCGGACCAGCAGCTGGCCTACCTGATTTATACGTCGGGGTCCACCGGGCAGCCGAAGGGGGCGGGGAACACGCACGGGGGCTTCCGCAACCGGCTGCAGTGGATGCAGGAGGCCTATGGGCTGACGGCAGCCGACCGGGTACTGCAGAAGACGCCGATCAGCTTCGATGTGTCGGTATGGGAATTCTTCTGGCCCTTGATGGTGGGTGCGGAATTAGTGCTGGCGGCGCCGGGGGAGCACAAGGAGCCGGCGCGGCTGATCGACCGGATTGTGACGCACCAGATCACTACGCTGCACTTCGTGCCGCCGATGCTGCAGGCGTTGGTGGAGACGGCGGGGGTGGAGCGGTGCACGAGCGTGCGGCAGATCGTCTGTAGCGGCGAAACGTTGCCGGCGGCCGTGGTGGCGCGGGCGCAGGCGGTGCTGCCGGGGGCGACCGTGCATAACTTGTACGGGCCGACGGAAGCGGCGATCGACGTCACGGCATGGAGGTGTCCGGTGCCGGCGCCGGCGGTGATTCCGATCGGGCGGCCGATCGCCAACACACAGATCTATGTGCTGGACCGGCACATCCATCCCGTGCCGGTCGGCGTCGCGGGTGAACTCTACATTGGGGGGGAGCAAGTTGGGCGGGGCTATCACGGTAGGCCGGGGCTCACGGCGGAGCGGTTCGTGCCGGATGCGTTGGGTGCGCAGCCGGGGCAGCGGCTGTACCGGACGGGCGATCAAGTGCGGTGGCGGGTCGACGGCACGCTGGAGTATCTGGGGCGGCTCGATCATCAGGTGAAGCTCCGCGGGTTCCGGATCGAGCTGGGCGAGATCGAAGCGGCGCTGTTGGCGCAGCCGGGCATCCGCGAGGCGGTGGTGGTCGTGCGGACGGAGGCGACGGGGACGAAGCGGCTGGTGGGGTATGTGACGGGAGCGGGGGCTGGAGAGACAGCCACCCTCCGGCAGGGCTTGGCGCAGCGCGTACCGGAGTACATGGTGCCGGCGGTCATCATCGCGCTGGAGCAGCTGCCGTTGAGTCCGAACGGGAAGGTGGATCGCAAGGCGCTCCCGGCGCCGGAGGCGGGGCGGGCGACGGCCTCTGAGCCGCCGGCGACGCAGACGGAGGCGCGGCTGGCCGCCATCTGGGCGCAGGTGCTGGGGCTTGTGCAGGTCGGCCGCCACGACAACTTCTTCGAACTCGGCGGCGATTCGATCAACAGCCTGCAGATTCTCGCCAGGGCTCACCGCGACGGCATCCAACTCACGCCGAAGCAGCTCTTCGAACAGCCCACCATCGCATCGGCGGCTGCGGTGGCGGTATTGGCTGCGCCCACAGCCATGCCTGTTTCCGACAGACCGCCATCCGGTATCGCGGACGTCGAATTGTCGGACGACGAGATGGAAAATCTATTGAACGAGATCGGATAG
- a CDS encoding TauD/TfdA family dioxygenase — translation MNTQPETAPIEDTDTTTESTGTQWYETGPLLPGEGLPTAVTPKSVRPLRDYAGVIARSAETLLSGSGAVLFRNFPVASVEDFEFVVRTVRRDLSTYDFGSTPRSQVQNQIYTSTEYPPHQSIPLHNEMAYTTEWPMKIWFYCAEASPEGGDTPIADSRRVFELIPPPIRDRFISKGVMYVRNYGNGLDVPWEKVFNTTDRKTVEAFCRQNGILYEWKEDGELRTKQIAQAVAVHPQTGESVWFNQAHLFHISNLEMLVREALLCAVSEEDLPRNAYFGDGSPIETETLDEVRDVYRRTAVRFPWCKGDVLMLDNMLTAHGRMPFKGPRRILVAMAEPYGAQHPCR, via the coding sequence ATGAACACTCAGCCTGAGACCGCACCGATTGAGGACACAGACACGACAACTGAATCGACCGGCACACAGTGGTATGAAACCGGTCCGCTCCTTCCTGGAGAGGGGCTTCCGACGGCCGTGACACCAAAGTCCGTGCGGCCGCTCCGGGACTATGCCGGCGTCATTGCACGTTCAGCGGAGACGCTGCTGTCCGGTTCGGGCGCGGTGCTGTTCCGCAATTTTCCCGTAGCTTCGGTCGAAGACTTCGAGTTCGTCGTCAGGACGGTCCGCCGGGATCTGTCAACCTATGATTTCGGTTCGACCCCGCGCTCCCAAGTCCAAAACCAGATCTACACCTCCACGGAGTATCCGCCGCATCAATCCATCCCGTTGCACAACGAGATGGCCTACACGACCGAGTGGCCGATGAAGATTTGGTTCTATTGTGCCGAGGCGTCTCCCGAAGGCGGAGACACGCCGATTGCCGACAGCCGCCGCGTCTTCGAGTTGATCCCGCCCCCGATCCGCGACCGGTTCATCAGCAAGGGTGTGATGTATGTGCGCAACTACGGTAACGGGCTCGATGTCCCGTGGGAGAAGGTCTTCAATACGACGGATCGGAAGACCGTCGAAGCGTTTTGCCGTCAGAACGGCATCCTCTATGAATGGAAAGAGGACGGGGAACTCCGGACTAAACAGATCGCGCAGGCGGTCGCGGTCCATCCGCAGACAGGAGAATCGGTCTGGTTCAACCAGGCGCACCTGTTCCACATCTCAAATTTGGAAATGTTGGTTCGAGAAGCGTTGCTGTGCGCAGTGAGCGAAGAGGACCTGCCTCGCAACGCGTACTTCGGCGACGGCAGTCCGATCGAAACCGAGACGCTCGACGAAGTCCGTGACGTCTATCGCCGGACGGCGGTGCGATTTCCGTGGTGTAAAGGAGACGTGCTGATGCTCGACAACATGCTGACGGCCCACGGACGGATGCCGTTCAAGGGGCCGAGACGAATTCTCGTGGCCATGGCCGAACCCTATGGAGCGCAGCATCCATGTCGGTGA
- a CDS encoding thioesterase II family protein produces MDGRTGREDGGIMLTTAGRQSWIVTCRRAEGVRVVGIPYAGGGPAMFRSWAQELPSNIELCAVQLPGREGRMKEEPIRDLRDVVDELAEAITGVLDRPIVLFGHSIGGLIAFELTRELRRRYGFEPVHLFVSGCPAPQSSIGELLYDLPDAEFLEHMRRFNGTPKEVLEHPELMQLLLPVLRADFALRDTYEYREEPPLDCPISCFGGMDDREVDFAKLEGWRRHTNGSFEWTMFQGDHFFVRSSQTAVLDALSLVCTRATAQV; encoded by the coding sequence ATGGATGGCCGAACAGGCCGCGAAGACGGCGGCATCATGCTGACCACGGCCGGTCGGCAGTCATGGATCGTCACCTGCCGCCGCGCAGAAGGCGTGCGCGTCGTCGGAATTCCCTATGCGGGAGGCGGACCGGCGATGTTCCGGTCCTGGGCGCAGGAACTTCCATCGAACATCGAATTATGCGCGGTACAGTTGCCGGGCCGTGAAGGCCGCATGAAGGAGGAACCGATCCGTGATTTGAGGGACGTGGTCGATGAGCTTGCCGAAGCGATCACGGGTGTCCTCGACCGGCCGATCGTCCTATTCGGCCACAGCATCGGCGGGCTGATCGCGTTCGAACTCACGCGGGAATTGCGAAGGCGCTATGGCTTCGAGCCGGTCCATCTGTTCGTGTCCGGTTGTCCGGCGCCCCAATCGTCGATAGGCGAACTGCTCTACGATCTTCCGGACGCTGAGTTTCTGGAGCACATGCGGCGGTTCAACGGCACCCCGAAGGAGGTGTTGGAACATCCGGAACTGATGCAGTTGCTGCTGCCGGTGCTCCGCGCCGACTTCGCGCTTCGGGATACGTACGAGTACAGGGAGGAACCGCCGCTCGACTGTCCGATTTCCTGTTTCGGTGGGATGGATGACAGGGAAGTCGATTTTGCCAAGCTCGAAGGCTGGCGCAGGCATACCAACGGATCATTCGAATGGACCATGTTCCAGGGCGACCATTTTTTTGTACGGAGTTCGCAGACGGCGGTGCTGGATGCTCTCTCGCTGGTTTGCACCAGAGCAACGGCACAGGTGTGA
- a CDS encoding MbtH family protein: MSQDEREDNTIYKVVVNHEEQYSIWPSYRENPLGWRDAGKTGPKDECLAYIKDVWTDMRPLSLRKWMAEQAAKTAASC, encoded by the coding sequence ATGAGCCAGGACGAACGCGAAGACAATACGATCTACAAAGTCGTGGTGAACCATGAAGAACAATATTCCATTTGGCCGTCCTACCGAGAGAACCCGCTGGGCTGGAGGGACGCAGGCAAGACGGGACCCAAGGACGAATGCCTCGCCTATATCAAGGACGTATGGACGGACATGCGGCCGTTGAGCTTGCGCAAATGGATGGCCGAACAGGCCGCGAAGACGGCGGCATCATGCTGA
- a CDS encoding penicillin acylase family protein, with protein MRTSARITLVAGVVAGLAVGSVIAVLRASLPTLDGVRTVQGLVAPAAVQFDQLGVPTVTADSKADALRALGYVSAQDRLFQMDLARRGSAGRLAEVFGETVVAQDVKQRRLGLSQAADRLLPRLPKEQLDALDAYAEGVNAYLTQMTVAPFEFLLLGYRPEPWRPADSLLVVLAMFQMLNGYEDDERMRTVMKASLPADVTEFLIPSIDPYTAVLLRDSIAQRPPASVPVRSLAALRRPVVKGTPMQASMVAHRKRPLGSNAWAVAGSKTTDGRAILANDMHLDMTVPNMWYRVQLRYGRVDMAGIVVPGIPVMISGSNGAISWGMTNVEGDFLDLVRVELDERHPNHYVTADGSRPFTVRRETIIVRNGRPHEIDVKETIWGPLAADDLMGQPVAVRWTALDPEAVDLGLMHMDEARSLPEAMRVANRAGGPPNNVILADSNGHIGWTYMGRIPLRRGFDGSVSMAWTDGRTGWEGFLPPDELPRIVDPPAGFLVSANHRMTGDDFGHVVGHSFVNGYRAYRITERLQTMDRVRESDLFTLQLDTRSALYEFYRDVVDRVLTDTILSQKPNLVHVRHAVDAWDGRADVDSKGFGVLVVFRRNLASSVFAPFLETCRERDARFVYDGDLDTPLRTLLNEQPPELLPDPEHHESWSDFLLSVLERTVSELKTADRVADVEAMTWGQMNRIRMAHPLAEAIPLIGMWLNMPEEDAAGCAQCIRVISDGLAASERMVVSPAQQQDGIFHMPGGQSGHPLSPHYRDQQRYWSRGIALPLLSGAPMHRLILSPSTADGRA; from the coding sequence ATGAGGACGAGTGCCCGCATAACGTTGGTTGCCGGCGTGGTCGCCGGCCTGGCCGTCGGTTCGGTGATCGCCGTGCTGCGCGCCTCGTTGCCGACCCTGGACGGCGTCAGAACCGTTCAGGGGCTCGTTGCACCGGCCGCCGTGCAGTTCGACCAGCTGGGTGTGCCGACGGTCACGGCAGACTCCAAAGCCGACGCCTTGCGGGCTCTGGGCTATGTCAGTGCGCAGGACCGCCTGTTTCAGATGGATCTGGCCCGACGCGGCAGCGCCGGTCGGTTGGCGGAGGTGTTCGGCGAGACAGTCGTTGCACAGGATGTGAAACAGCGGCGTCTGGGATTATCGCAGGCTGCCGACCGGCTGTTGCCGCGCTTACCTAAAGAACAGCTCGACGCGCTCGACGCCTACGCCGAAGGCGTGAATGCGTATCTTACGCAAATGACCGTCGCGCCGTTCGAGTTTCTACTTCTGGGCTACCGGCCGGAGCCGTGGAGGCCCGCCGACAGCCTGCTCGTCGTTCTGGCCATGTTCCAAATGCTGAACGGCTATGAAGACGATGAACGCATGCGGACGGTGATGAAGGCTTCGCTTCCCGCCGACGTGACGGAGTTCTTGATTCCATCGATCGATCCCTATACCGCCGTACTGCTCCGCGACTCCATCGCCCAACGGCCGCCTGCATCCGTTCCCGTTCGAAGTCTTGCCGCGCTGCGCCGGCCGGTTGTGAAGGGGACACCGATGCAAGCATCGATGGTCGCGCATCGCAAGCGCCCGCTCGGTTCGAACGCCTGGGCCGTCGCCGGATCGAAAACTACTGACGGCCGGGCCATCCTCGCAAATGACATGCATCTCGACATGACGGTTCCCAACATGTGGTATCGCGTGCAGCTGCGTTATGGGCGCGTCGACATGGCCGGCATCGTGGTGCCGGGCATTCCCGTCATGATCTCCGGATCCAACGGCGCCATTTCGTGGGGTATGACGAACGTGGAGGGAGATTTTTTGGATCTGGTGCGCGTCGAATTGGACGAACGCCATCCCAACCACTATGTGACAGCGGACGGAAGCCGGCCGTTCACAGTGAGACGTGAAACGATCATTGTGCGGAACGGCCGGCCACATGAGATCGACGTGAAGGAAACGATCTGGGGTCCGCTGGCGGCCGATGACCTCATGGGACAGCCGGTGGCCGTGCGCTGGACAGCCCTCGATCCCGAGGCCGTGGACCTGGGCCTGATGCATATGGACGAGGCCCGCTCACTTCCGGAAGCGATGCGCGTCGCGAACCGCGCCGGAGGACCCCCGAACAACGTGATTCTGGCCGATTCGAACGGGCACATCGGGTGGACCTATATGGGGCGAATTCCTCTCCGCCGGGGCTTCGACGGGTCGGTGAGCATGGCATGGACGGATGGGCGAACCGGTTGGGAGGGATTTCTCCCGCCCGACGAACTGCCGAGGATCGTGGATCCTCCCGCCGGTTTCCTCGTGAGCGCGAATCATCGCATGACGGGCGACGACTTTGGTCATGTCGTCGGTCATTCATTCGTGAACGGCTACCGGGCCTATCGCATCACGGAGCGATTACAGACCATGGACCGGGTACGTGAGTCGGATCTGTTCACGCTGCAGTTGGACACCAGGAGCGCGCTCTACGAGTTTTACCGCGACGTCGTCGATCGTGTCCTGACGGATACCATCCTGTCGCAGAAGCCGAATCTCGTCCACGTGCGGCATGCCGTCGACGCGTGGGATGGAAGGGCTGATGTCGACAGCAAGGGATTCGGCGTGCTGGTCGTGTTCCGCCGGAACCTGGCTTCCTCGGTGTTTGCGCCGTTTCTGGAGACGTGCCGCGAGCGTGACGCCCGATTTGTCTATGACGGAGATCTCGACACACCTCTCCGAACGCTGTTGAACGAGCAACCGCCCGAACTGTTGCCTGATCCTGAACATCACGAGAGCTGGTCTGATTTCTTGTTGAGCGTGCTGGAGCGGACGGTGTCGGAATTGAAAACTGCTGATCGCGTGGCCGATGTGGAGGCCATGACGTGGGGACAGATGAATCGCATTCGAATGGCGCATCCGCTGGCGGAGGCGATTCCCTTGATCGGGATGTGGCTGAACATGCCCGAGGAGGATGCCGCCGGTTGCGCGCAATGTATCCGTGTCATCAGCGACGGTCTCGCGGCGAGTGAACGGATGGTCGTCTCGCCGGCACAGCAGCAGGACGGAATATTTCATATGCCGGGGGGCCAGTCCGGCCATCCGCTCTCGCCGCACTATCGCGATCAGCAGCGGTATTGGAGCCGGGGGATTGCATTGCCATTGCTGTCAGGGGCACCGATGCACAGATTGATACTGAGTCCGTCCACCGCAGACGGACGGGCGTAA